The genome window TATATGAAAATTGTTTGGGATTAAATATTCCGAtagtttatataataatttttatgaaaacaaaaatataagaagaaaatgaaaaaaaaaaaacagaaaaggaaaatataaaaatatttttttcatcttttttatcacatcatttttcatattcttttatataaatttaatttaaagaaaggtgaaaataaaatagaatagaaatttaatttaatttatcctTACAAGACATTTTATAGTAGTAGGATTTAAAGTCGTGACCAAAATAAGAATCTGGTTTGGGTCGTCCTCGTTTGATTGGACCTCTCTTTCTCTGGAGTATCCTCCCCTTTATTTCCTCGTCCTCCAAACTCCAAAGCCGTTTCCAAGTGTAATGGATTCGAGTTCCATTAACAGCAACAGTAAGGAGATAACCATGGAGATTCCAAGCTTGGTTCGACTTTACAAGGATGGCACCATTGAACGCCTCCAAAACTCACCAATTGTGCCACCCACGCTTCAAGATCCAACTTCTTCCAAAGACGTCGTCATCTCTGGTGACCCCCTCATCTCTGCTCGTCTTTTCCTTCCAAACCGGATTCGATCCCAGCAAGAGGGTCATAAAGTCCCCATCTTGGTCTACTTTCATGGTGGAGGTTTCTTCTTTGAATCTGCCTTCAACCAACTCCACCATAACTATTTCAACAAGTTTGTCTCCGTAGCAGATGTTTTAGTCGTTTCCGTCGAGTATAGGTTGGCTCCAGAGACCCTTCTTCCTGCAGCTTATGATGACTGCTGGGATGCTCTTAAATGGGTCGCCACCAACACCGAACCATGGCTTGTCAAACACGGTGATTTCAACAGAGTCTTCATTGGAGGTGACAGCGCTGGTGCTAATATAGTTCATAACATTGCCATGCGTGCTGGGGCTGAAGCTTTACCTGGTGGTGTCAAACTCTTGGgtgcttttctttctcattccTACTTCTACGGTTCAAAGCCAATTGGATCGGAACCTGTTGCAGGGCACCAACAGAGCGTGCCCTATTTGGTATGGGATTTTGTTTATCCATCTGCGCCTGGAGGGATTGACAACCCTATGATCAATCCAATGGTTACTGGGGCGCCTAGCTTGGCTGGACTTGGGTGTTCTAAGATTCTGGTTTGCGTTGCTGAAAAGGATCTGATAAAGGATAGAGGGGTTGCGTACTATGAGGCTGTGAAGAAGAGTGGCTGGCAAGGTGAAGCGGAACTGTTCGAAGTGGAGGGCGAGGATCATgctttccacatccacaatccACAAACCCAGAATGCCATGAAAATGATCAAACGCCTCTCGGATTTTCTCCTCCACTAAAACACATACCCTGAGGATTCTGAGTTTTAATGTCTCATGGATGTAATCTAATGTAATGCTTCAACTctgcttattattattaagcaAATAAAATTTGGAAATCAGAAGCCAGTGTAGCTGGCCTAGTTCGTGTGATCTAAAGTCTAATAATATTCTCTATTATGCTACGGGTAAGGGTGTGTTACACCTTCAAACTTTCATTCCCACTTTTCAATCTTCTTTCATGTGTATGGAATGGAGTCATTCTCGTTCAACAGAGCCTTGGATACACTATGCAGCAAAATCTCAACCATTAATTGGTTATTACACAGTAattagaagagagaaagaatgtGATTAATGGTCCAGATCGATGCTGCCTCTGCAGTAGAGTATTCTTAATTATCCCATATGATACTCATTAGTCCgtttaattcattaaaaattgttagaaaagaagataaaaaaaagaagtaatttgTCCTATTTTGAATGATCTTTGCTGACTAGTTCTAGTTAAGattataattacaatataatactaaaaaactTATGAATCAAACCATACATAGTTCCgatatttcaatttttgtttcatcataattatttaatataattcatgtagatatttttgtcaattattaagaaacaataatacattaatatattttacaataacCATATTTGGTTTTTGTTTAGATCACTCcgtaaaataaaatccaaatgACCCCAGACTATGTGGGTTTTGAAATTATGGATACAAAAATTTCATTCATTGATTTGAAACCTGTAaaattttgagttttatttattttttacattttatccaTCCAACCACCATTGCTCATTCACAAAAGAgaacaaacaaattttatacTATCTTGCACGGATATGTTCAAGATATAGCAGgttattaattttaaagctAAATATGATTAGTCGTGCGCATATtgaacttccttttaattttctaCGCAAGTTGCATCAAAAGGATTGTTAGTTTTAAAACTACGATTtctgtttttagttttaagGTCTTGATTACTCGTTGTAATAAAGTTTGGGTTGCCAGCTCAACGTATCTAATATGTaggataattattatatatatacccCAAAAAAGTACGAGAAAAGTAGCATATATCTTAATCAAcctgaatttttctttttcttgccaCTACATTGTAACATGTCATACCAATGCGTTTACGGAGTCATGAACGCACTGTAAAAGGGTTTGGATCCTCTGTTGTCCTCAACACCGAACCATTTTTTTCGTGCATATCCTCTTGAAGAAACCTTTTGTTGAGCCAGCTAATTTTCTACATGTTAAGGAAGAAGGTTGGTTTTAGCTCAATTATCACCAACCACTCATTAATCATTGATTTGCAAATGTGCAAACATTTTCATAcgatatttaattatttcaatttaaagtGAAACCACGTTTTAacttaatctttattttttatactggCCGGTGGAGTATCTTTGGACCTTGTGTGTCCCTCCATAAACTATAATCAAGTGGAAAAAGATTTAGATAGAAAAATAAACTCAGACTTCACTTACATTAATTCCAAACAGTAAAAGTCCGACACCCTTGATTTCagaattcaaattattttttatactatcacTTTTTAAGTTTGTATATTGAGAAAAATACCTATGCATTATCGGTGTAAACAACTTTACACAAACAATCAATCTAAATTTGTCACAtcacataataattttaaaaaagaaacaaaacaagaatccggaaacaatcaaaataaattctTGTCGTTTTCACATTTGCAAAGACTCATGTTCCATTACGGCATCACACCACTCACATTCTGTTGCGGCATCGCACCAGTAGTTCTATTTTCCGACACGTCTCGTCTTTGTGACTCTCTCATGTCAGTGTTGTTGCAACATCGAACCCATAATTTTGTTCGGACACTCTCTCGTTTTTGCGACTCGCTCACTTTGACGTTGTTGTAGCATCGCACCCATTGTCCTATTCACACACCTTTCATTGTTTTTTGGCCTCACACACCAGTATTGCATTCATTACAGgtttaaacaataattttatcttgTACTTTGTTACGTTGCGTCTTtactcatttattttctttctcggTTGTTGTTGGTGTATGTTCTCTTGTATATGATTTCTATTATTATGTAGTGGGGGGAATTTTTGGAGCTCCGTGTAGTAGCCTATGTATGTGGGGCACTTTTGATATGTGTGTATGTATGCTGATGTAAAGGGTAATGTCCAATATGGTGTATTGAGGGGATATGTGAAGTCTGGTATATTGGTTCATAAGCCAATATTTGCTTCTCTTTGTATTATGTTAAACTTCGTGTCTTTGTTAATTCTTGGTTGAGTCATTTCTTATGTCccttctaagttttatttttaatataattatgttcgcttataaaaaaattaaccacttTGAATGTCATTGTTCTTAATTTGATTCTTTGACATATGTCTATTtgtagttatatatttatttattattatcattagttGTTAGATAGGAATGGAAATGACAAATATTGATGAAGATTTCATTATGGTGGTTAGTTCTGataataaaagtgaaaatgatCTTGATGTACGTTGTGCCGATACTGAATTACCGTTTGAGCCTTTTGTATAGTCTTGTGAAATGAATGGAGTTTTCATCAATTGAAGATGCACTGAAATACTACACAAGGTATGAAAATTAGACAAGTTTTAGTTTCCTATGGGTCGCAGTAATAAATCAAGAACCAATGGTATGATAATTGGTAAAGAGATGCTTTGTTTAAATGAGGGGTTTTGgccaaaaaaaatgtgaaaagtgagaaaaatagcCTTGCAACACAGGACAAAACAATGATAGGGTGCAAGGCAGtgttaaatataaagaaaagtGAGAATAGATGgattatttctaaatttttgaGAGAGCATAATTATGAACTTTTTTCTCCAAAGAGTTCATAATTTCTTCGAGTACATAGGAAGAAAATCAAAgtacaaaaaaattgattgatgtGCTTAATGATTCTGGTTTAACTCCTAGCAAAATAAAGTTTGTCTTGTGTACTCAAAGTGGTGGGATTGATAATGTTGGATTTAGTTCACAAGATGTTGATTACTTGAGTAAAAAGAGACAGACAATTAGAAAAAAGATATGCTCAATCAATATTGACATATTTCAAGAGTTGTTAGTTGAAAAATCTTGGATTTTTTCAAATATGAGAAGGACGAGAAGAAGAGTATTTGAGAATTCGAATTGAACGAAACCAATTGCTGGTGTGATGTCGCAACAACGCCAACATGAGTAGTTGTGAAGACGAGAGGGTGCGTGAACAAAAATGCAGGTGTGATGCCCGCACCAACACCGACGTGAGGGAGTTGTGAAGACTAGACGTGTGAAGAATAGAACGAACAATGCAATACCTCAACAAAACGTGAGTCTTCGTGAACGTGAAAACAAAACGTGTGATTATTGTGATTATTTCCTGATTCTTGCTTTgtggtatttttaaaattatttattatttgatttaattaaagaattactGCGTGATGTGACAATTTGTGATTGGTTACTTGTGTAAAGTCTTTTACATGACAGTGCATATACATTTTCCtcttatatttatctttaaaatcagagaaaaaaaaaagattatacatTGATCATGTATGAAGTTTTAGACAGTTATCTAATCTCAATTCATCgtatatgataagtttgttgatttttaaaataattattttaaaataattcaaataataatttatgatttgatgactataaaactattttacactATTATTCTATAGATATTAAActtctaaaattattaaaaatgactttttcATGTATCAAACtgaatattgatattttataaatacaatattattttaagtgAACAGTTTTCagacttttcttttaaaaattatttatagtatCTTTGATAGGAATGAAATAAATATGTGAAAAatgggataaaaaaaaagtaagacaaACACAGAATGAAtagggaagaaagaaataataaaataaaagatatttgatTGTGGTCAGctgaaaatcaattattttgttgaaaCAAGATAATCGATTTAGTCTTGAATGGCTCCCGGCGAAGAGAAGTTGGTGCTTCTTCTCAGCGGTTATCTTCCTGCTCTGTAGTGTGTAGAGATTTAGTCTTGAATGGCTTCCAGCAAAGAGATAGAAATACAGATTCTGCCGGCTATCCATGTGTACAAGGATGGCTCATGGGGTCTCCAATAGTCCCACCCTCCCTCCATAAACTTCTGCAACTTAATTCTAAATTTAtctctaaaaatataatttattatcaaattaatttttaaatattataacttaataataaaatggttttataaatttaatgataGAATCAATTTGTCATGTTTTTTTCACATTGGCATAGATGAagtatataatttattctttaatcaaatttaacaataaaacaataaaaaaatccctcctgaatttgattctttttatctttcaaaaattaatttatcatcacCTCAcactttcataaattaaaatgagtATTTATCCAAAAACATCAACTACCAAAATTCACATTTGGGTCTTAGTTTTTTTAAGACCTTTATGATTTTTGCATTTCATTTATTCAAACTTTTTGCCATCATGGTAGTCAACATACGAAAACAAGTAAAATATCGCAGAAGATACATTCATTACATTGTATTGTATTTGTGTAATGCTTTGCTTGGGCCTGACCAATAGTTCAGTGGATCCAATTAAGCAGGATTTTAAATCACTTATATTGGACTTTACGTAGGAaccattaaaaaatcatattggaCAATTGGGCCTTGTCTTTTCATAATTGAAATAGTGTAATTAGTCATACAGGAAAGAGTAAGTCATACAGGAAAACTACAGTGTGTGTATATACTACATATTTGATCTAAATTGCTTTGAAACTTTATAGAAATTTGTAAAccttatatttaaaaacatttaaaaatatttgtatacctaatctattttttttttaaatgaaacgtattatgtttgaatgaattattaaatattcattagttgttaattttataaaatattatctgaATAAAGTAATAAATAGGTTTAAGTGCACTTTATATTTGAGTGAGAGTTTATACACTATATAttagataatattaattttttaaaaataattacaattaaaagcaagtttaaaatgaaataatttatatttgattttttatttagaagtttataataaagtttaatataaatattttttactaacgCAAAAGTTACACTTTCTTTTGGTGGAACATActgttaaaagtaaaataatggcgcaataacaaacaaaaaacacgagggttttctttttctttttacataaaATCTTAATTTTCCCGCATAATCCACTTTTGAGGTTTGTGGCCACGAGCCCAACATGCTATTAGTTCCTGTAATTTGTCATTGGCCTCATAATTTTTTGCGGAATAAATTTAGGttcttaatttcaaatttcgtCTAAAACGTAAAAAGTAGAGTAATAAAAGGCACCttcaaaagtaaaattaaaccttttaaaaGAATATGTATGTATCGGAACTCAAGTTTATCCTTTTAGCTTTTTagcataaaataattgaaagtcATTTTTGTCCTATTACACCCACCCATGCTTGCTTGGTAGGTGGGGTTGACATGTTTGACTGCACGTGATTCGAgtaggtttaaatattttatataaacattCGAAAAACAGTATTTGATGATCGAGTCGGAAAAATAGTATTTGTAACCACATTACAGATATCTAAATATATGGGTATAGTGAGAgacaatatatttaaatgttactcatacaaattaattataatcatgGTCAAAATGTGGACAAGTCTTGTACTAGTTGCTCGTTTTTAAATTCTCATCATCAAGATTCCCGCTACCTACTCCCCTAGTTGTAAAATTCATTTCAGCAACTAGAAGATGGCTATCTGATTATAAAAGTTATTCTTTTTTCACGATCTATAAATAATTTCACCCTAACCCGCAGAAGATTAGGAGTAGAATGGCGAAGGAGATAGTGAAAGAGCTTCTTCCTCTAATTCGAGTGTACAAGGATGGCAGCGTGGAGCGTCTTCTAAGCTCTGAAAACGTGGCAGCCTCCCCTGAAGATCCCCAAACTGGAGTCTCATCCAAAGACATAGTCATCGCAGACAACCCCTACGTCTCCGCTCGCATTTTCCTTCCCAAATCCCACCACACTAACAACAAACTCCCCATCTTCCTCTACTTCCACGGTGGCGCCTTTTGCGTCGAATCCGCCTTCTCCTTTTTCGTCCACCGCTATCTCAACATCTTAGCCTCAGAAGCCAACATAATAGCCATCTCCGTCGACTTCAGACTCCTCCCACACCACCCTATCCCTGCTGCCTACGAAGACGGTTGGACCACCCTCCAATGGATTGCTTCCCACGCCAACAACACCAACACCACCAACCCGGAGCCATGGCTACTCAACCACGCCGACTTCACCAAAGTCTACGTAGGAGGTGAAACCAGCGGTGCTAACATCGCACACAACCTGCTTTTGCGTGCAGGTAACGAATCCCTCCCCGGGGATCTGAAAATATTGGGTGGATTACTATGCTGCCCCTTCTTCTGGGGCTCGAAGCCAATTGGGTCGGAGGCTGTTGAGGGGCACGAGCAGAGTTTGGCCATGAAGGTCTGGAACTTTGCCTGCCCTGATGCCCCCGGTGGAATCGATAACCCCTGGATCAACCCCTGTGTTCCTGGGGCACCCTCTTTGGCCACTCTTGCCTGCTCTAAGTTGCTCGTTACTATCACTGGCAAAGACGAGTTCAGAGACAGAGATATTCTCTACCACCACACCGTTGAGCAAAGTGGCTGGCAAGGTGAACTTCAACTCTTTGATGCTGGCGATGAGGAGCATGCTTTCCAGCTCTTCAAGCCTGAGACTCATCTTGCTAAAGCCATGATCAAACGCTTGGCTTCTTTTCTGGTTTGATGGATGGCTTGTCATGAGAGATTCCAAACATAATAAATCGTGCGTGCCTTCACCTGTCTTGTCTACTACTCCAGTTTtagattgaattttatgttttagttattattcaacaaaaacacaataatTCCCTCTCCCtcgttgtttttgtttttgtttttgtttgtcacCATTATCGATACCTATCACTGTATGTGGTCATTATTCAACAAAAGGATGCCGTACACTCCtgaattaatatttcaattttcaatttaggCTGTTGTCGGCTAGATGAATTCAACGAAACTAACACAGCAATTCCAACTCATGACCTAGGTTAACTTCAAGTTGCGGTAGTACAAACATGTTGGATATCTAACAAAAACACAATAATGCAACTCTGAATGAATGTGCCTACTTTGTGAAagattttggtttttttctatcttaaatgaaataatatgagGGGAAttcagtaaaaaataaaataaaatcttcttttaattttttaacgatTTGAAGTATCATTTGAAGATGAAGTACTTaacagtaaaattattttaaattaacatttaaatgGGTATCTCTATGATTAAACGGAATTTTGAAGTAAAATATATcggaaaaaattaaagtaaaaagataaaaatttcattttatcgtattaagaaaaataagaatactTAAAAAACAACTGATAAAACatgtcaaatttaaataaaaatgaattattttaattaaacatccatttagtcaaatttaaatagaaatgCATTAAgattatatcttaaaaaatctctttaatttgatataatatgtctagatttaacttaaattaaaattaaccaaATTTAAGTAATTACATTTAAGAATACTTAAAAACTAATGAATAAAAGTTACCAAAAACAATTGCATTATTCTTTATTgaatttgagatttttcttttttatgattaCATCTAAATTTATAGAAATTCACTGGTGTTCCAATACAAATGGTGTTCTGGCTCTTGTTCAAACTTGCCAAATAATGAGTCGACATGTAATAACCATTCCTTGGGGAACTAAACGCAATTAGCATTGCGTTTTTCttcgttttatttttcatttttttatctggTTCCATGAGTTGAGCTTGAGAAGAACAAAAAAGGGATAGAGTGCGAgggaacaaaaatatattaatacttCTGTAACGCTATTCCTAATTCATACTAGGATTCAACTTTACAAGAGAATCTGTTGAAGGTATCAAAGTCTAAGAAAATTACAGAAGTATTATCCTTTGTTCTGAGTGTTTTAGCCTCATTCAACAACAAACTAGCAATCTTTTCTGCTGTATTCTGCCTCTCTGAATAGCATCTCTCCCTCATCTGTGCATTTGAGAAAGCAAACTGTCAGAGGAgattcaaaggaaaaaagaaagaaaataaacaaataatatatctaTATACACACTCTAAAAACACAAGCTCTTTTATACAAAACCTGCAACACGAGCTGAATTGCCTTCTTCACGCTGATGACATTCCATAACCCATCACTGAAAATGTCGCAGATGCCAAGTCATACTTTCAACatggttaaaagaaaaatgtgaatGTAAAACAAATAAACTGGTTACTGAACtgttaagagaaaaaataaaggtttggattttgaaagaaaaaaaaaagtcagttACTTTACTATTTCTAGAACGAATAAAGCTCTTCTAAAGTGTGCAAGTAATGGCGTATCCATCCATTCAATTTACAGTGTATTGTGATATTGACCCACTAAAGCTCTAAGGTGCATCAATCACCTTTACTTGTTCGCTTTAGAAGAGTTTTTTTCCTTCTAGAAGGAACATTACTGAACGACAGCATGATATTAAGAAGATACATTTTgctacaaaaattaataaaagcatGCATCAGAAGCAAAATCACCTAGCTAGAATAGCAAAAGCCTTGCTTGCTTGATCAATATGCACAACTTGACTAATATAAGGTTCTGAACTGAACCGGGAATCCTGCTGTTTCAGGAATTTGTCCCCAAGCATTCTTGCCAGATTTATACCTGCATCACGTGAGAGCCAGAATCAGCAATTGCCAAGTCATTATTATTGTAACTCAGGAAAGTGAAGTTATctgttttagtgattttttttccatcatACCATATAGACGTGTTTCCCCATCTTTTAATGGTTCACCTGTCTCTTCGATTCTGAGTCTTTCAGAATAATTCGTAAACTTGTGATCTTCTGACATCTTGATTTGTTTCCCATTCACACTGCCAAAAATAACTCATTATAAATTTCATACGAGCATAAAAGTATTATACTCAAACTCAATAGAATTTTAGCCTATTTAAGACAGCAAAACCAAATGTGGCAAATTAAAAATCCATAGCTATAATAGGACTCGGAAAAGAATAAGGCATCTATTAGTACTGCAATCGATGCATATAAGTAAATAACtaaaatgctgtgaaaatttataaatagattATAGATAAAACTGTAGATCTACAATAAAGATCCAGAACTAATAATGCCAGGGTTTTCAGGTagcaaaaaatattatctatcaataaattatttaacacaTGCATCTCAACATAACAAGAAAAGTGAAACTAGCACAAACCATTATTTGTTTCTGATAGCCCAGTTGTCATGTTGCCTACCCTAAGTACCCTTGACCCAGTCAAAATTCAAACAAGTCATCCGAAGCATTCTAGTTGGTTAGCTAAACAAACCTCATAATACAGGTGGAATCTCCAACGTTAGCACATTGTGCAAAGAAATTTTCACCACCATCAGTCCACACCAGAAGCACTGTTGCTGTACATCCCTGCAAAGagtttgttaataaaatatacatgAGTTTAATTAGCATGCACTATCAGCCAATAAGAAATAACCATTGGTTTTAATTTGAAGGTAGATATTATAAAAGCAAACAAATTTACCATAGATGATGGTTTGTGATTGGATGGTAATGATAATGTAAAAGACCTTTACACTCTCAGtacatgtattatttatttaatgtacaaaccataaacataaaaatttagaacagagaataaaacaaaaaataatcattggTTTTACTTTTAAGATAGTTATTAAAAAGTCAATAAACTTACTATATATGGTGATTTGTGATTGGAAGATAGTGTAAAAGATCTTTACACTGTCAGtacatgtattatttattcaatatacAAACCATAAATATGacatttataatagaaaataagacaaaaaaacTCATTCATACAGCCTAAGGATACGGTAAACGAAGATCAGACTGGAGCACAAAATACCTCATAATAGTTGTTCATGTGTGCTTCTGTTTGAGAAAATGCCTCTCGAAGAATATCTGAAGCATCACGGTGTGATAAAACCCTCTCCCTTTTTAATGAATCTGATAATATACTAGCAATTATCTCAGGAAAAAGTctgaaaataaatacaaaaaaattagtgGTATTTTGCACATTAAGAACAGCAAAGACCATggataaataactaaaatatgaacagAAGGTTGTTGCAATTCGGATTaattattaagaaatattttttagtaaacttTTCCTTATACTATAAGTCCAAATTTCcctcaccaaaaaaaaagtcccaaaTTCACTTTAGCAAGTAGCAAGATTCTTCACATTCAGAAATtgtatcataaaattatttacataatcaGTCACTTCACCCACTAACTGAcccctaactaactaactaaggTCCTCAGCTAAGAGACCTATCACGGAGTGGCGGCCCTAGGCCACCATGGGATTCAAATTGCAGAGCGGTTTTCAATAGCAACTATTGCAGCCAAAACAGCTTTTCATGTGCTAGAGCAGCACTACCATGATATAGGATTCGCAAACCTATTTTTACCTGTGAAACATTGTCTACGATTTTTTCTGGTAACATTATGATTACTCCCCAGTTTCTAATGCACTTTTTGCTTTACAAACATAATAGAATTTAAAAGCCTTTTCCCTTGACCATTCCACAAaaagttatctcttttcttcaCACTTGACAGGACTATTTTTTTGCATGTGTTCCGCTCTTTCTTCCTCCTTTAGACCTCCTAGTTCAAAATTTTTGCGAATTTTCATCTAATTTGTtttgttcattttcttttaatgcCACCATCTTCATTCATTTTCTACTTCATAATTATGTGGTTGCTGCTCCTAGATTGATGGTGTTTGTGTATGTAAACTGTGACTTATAATTTATCATcaatttgtttaatttcatcagtttggtttttttctttaatttaaaataagcagtataaataatttatatagtattatattatttgaaatagCAGTCAAACTGCTTCccactataccattttcatagTTGGCCACTCACTATGTGCCGCTATCAAACATTGATAAATATGCACTACAAGATCCTTTAGatacaaaaatgatattttttttcgaAACATTATAACAGTAGACAAGTCAATATAGTCGACTAAATATACTTCATAGTTCATATTGAGTGTTGTGATCAATTACAGTATTTAAACTCACTGAAACAGcataaacctacacatttatttaAGCTACTAAAAGGATACACGAGAACATTGAAACAGACAGGACATATCACATATTATAGAACATACAATACATGTTCAGACATAATACTAACATGCACATTAATGGATTATGGATATCTACCTTCAGAatcataaaaaaacacataaaaatattaaattatttatattcatcAAGTCCACTGTCCACAGTCACCAAAATAAGGAAGTATGGAATTGGCAAGCATTAACATAAAGTTCTGTAAAATGGAAAACAATAAACATGGCCAGCCTAAGGCAGAAAATACTAACTTGCTAGCAGATTTGGCAGCCCCATCTCCACAATGCCCATCACAAATGCCAAAAATTCCAAACTGAAAATTAGAAATAGAGGTGGGTTAGGTCCCTCTGGTAAGTGAGAAACAAAACTGAAGAGACTTTCATTTAAGAAGTGCTATCAATAAATTCAAAACCTGATCCAGCCCAGGTAGAGGCCATTGATAATAGTAAACGTCTTCCATAGGAAACCTTTTTCCTCCTCGATGCAAAGCCATCGGATCTGATGCCATACCAACTCCAAAGGGAATGTGATGCTGAGTTTGTGATGTAATATGAACCTGAAATAGATTAAACCACATAGtagaatattttttagaaggaaaaaaaatgcaacagCAGCATACTCACTTCAAGTATACcattttaaagtaaaagataTAGTGCAAAACagacaaaaataactttaacacttataatttaattacaacagACTATGGAAAAAGCATGTAG of Glycine soja cultivar W05 chromosome 1, ASM419377v2, whole genome shotgun sequence contains these proteins:
- the LOC114367902 gene encoding protein phosphatase 2C 70-like isoform X1, yielding MGPMLQTILTVLLLLMLLLIVIFLFFLFKPWRFFFSSRFLSSIKGELERPLFGDVGDASSFNRSNELPRDHDLEGACYPSEAHFRSPRTHGQVLVHKQRLQTLNMPQPQAADTLVVDVISDHSSSEDLDVGQTLKLPSSHLAQIQKHALPNFQIDRLQDFVQRDISDQRSCLTLEVISGPSQGLRYSVQSTSPSRLPLTLGRVSPSDLLIKDSEVSGKHAMIKWNLDKMKWELVDMGSLNGTLLNSTPINHPDTGSRNWGDPMNLTNGDIITLGTTSKVMVHITSQTQHHIPFGVGMASDPMALHRGGKRFPMEDVYYYQWPLPGLDQFGIFGICDGHCGDGAAKSASKLFPEIIASILSDSLKRERVLSHRDASDILREAFSQTEAHMNNYYEGCTATVLLVWTDGGENFFAQCANVGDSTCIMSVNGKQIKMSEDHKFTNYSERLRIEETGEPLKDGETRLYGINLARMLGDKFLKQQDSRFSSEPYISQVVHIDQASKAFAILASDGLWNVISVKKAIQLVLQVLYKRACVFRMRERCYSERQNTAEKIASLLLNEAKTLRTKDNTSVIFLDFDTFNRFSCKVES
- the LOC114367895 gene encoding 2-hydroxyisoflavanone dehydratase, which produces MAKEIVKELLPLIRVYKDGSVERLLSSENVAASPEDPQTGVSSKDIVIADNPYVSARIFLPKSHHTNNKLPIFLYFHGGAFCVESAFSFFVHRYLNILASEANIIAISVDFRLLPHHPIPAAYEDGWTTLQWIASHANNTNTTNPEPWLLNHADFTKVYVGGETSGANIAHNLLLRAGNESLPGDLKILGGLLCCPFFWGSKPIGSEAVEGHEQSLAMKVWNFACPDAPGGIDNPWINPCVPGAPSLATLACSKLLVTITGKDEFRDRDILYHHTVEQSGWQGELQLFDAGDEEHAFQLFKPETHLAKAMIKRLASFLV
- the LOC114367888 gene encoding 2-hydroxyisoflavanone dehydratase-like, yielding MDSSSINSNSKEITMEIPSLVRLYKDGTIERLQNSPIVPPTLQDPTSSKDVVISGDPLISARLFLPNRIRSQQEGHKVPILVYFHGGGFFFESAFNQLHHNYFNKFVSVADVLVVSVEYRLAPETLLPAAYDDCWDALKWVATNTEPWLVKHGDFNRVFIGGDSAGANIVHNIAMRAGAEALPGGVKLLGAFLSHSYFYGSKPIGSEPVAGHQQSVPYLVWDFVYPSAPGGIDNPMINPMVTGAPSLAGLGCSKILVCVAEKDLIKDRGVAYYEAVKKSGWQGEAELFEVEGEDHAFHIHNPQTQNAMKMIKRLSDFLLH
- the LOC114367902 gene encoding protein phosphatase 2C 70-like isoform X2: MGPMLQTILTVLLLLMLLLIVIFLFFLFKPWRFFFSSRFLSSIKGELERPLFGDVGDASSFNRSNELPRDHDLEGACYPSEAHFRSPRTHGQVLVHKQRLQTLNMPQPQAADTLVVDVISDHSSSEDLDVGQTLKLPSSHLAQIQKHALPNFQIDRLQDFVQRDISDQRSCLTLEVISGPSQGLRYSVQSTSPSRLPLTLGRVSPSDLLIKDSEVSGKHAMIKWNLDKMKWELVDMGSLNGTLLNSTPINHPDTGSRNWGDPMNLTNGDIITLGTTSKVMVHITSQTQHHIPFGVGMASDPMALHRGGKRFPMEDVYYYQWPLPGLDQFGIFGICDGHCGDGAAKSASKLFPEIIASILSDSLKRERVLSHRDASDILREAFSQTEAHMNNYYEGCTATVLLVWTDGGENFFAQCANVGDSTCIMSVNGKQIKMSEDHKFTNYSERLRIEETGEPLKDGETRLYGINLARMLGDKFLKQQDSRFSSEPYISQVVHIDQASKAFAILASDGLWNVISVKKAIQLVLQMRERCYSERQNTAEKIASLLLNEAKTLRTKDNTSVIFLDFDTFNRFSCKVES